In one Massilia endophytica genomic region, the following are encoded:
- a CDS encoding GNAT family N-acetyltransferase: MSDIRIRLASAADAPALVDLMEAFYAESHYPLDRDWALQAFRTLISQPALGAVWVADNGALIGHAVLTVRYAMEFGALSAIIDDLFVSAPHRQRGIARRLLEALLEDSRSRGCKSVHVEVGASNPAARQLYASLGLLPYDDDRLTLHREFD, translated from the coding sequence TTGAGCGATATCCGCATCCGCCTGGCCAGCGCAGCAGACGCTCCCGCGCTGGTGGACCTGATGGAAGCCTTCTATGCGGAGTCGCACTACCCGCTGGACCGGGACTGGGCACTGCAGGCTTTTCGCACGCTGATCTCCCAGCCAGCGCTGGGCGCCGTGTGGGTCGCGGACAATGGAGCCCTGATCGGCCACGCCGTCCTCACCGTGCGCTACGCGATGGAATTCGGTGCGCTCAGCGCCATCATCGACGACCTTTTCGTCAGCGCACCGCATCGGCAGCGCGGCATTGCCCGCCGGCTGCTGGAAGCCCTGTTGGAGGACAGCCGCTCACGCGGCTGCAAATCAGTGCATGTGGAAGTGGGCGCAAGCAATCCCGCCGCACGCCAGCTCTACGCCAGTCTCGGCCTGCTTCCCTATGACGACGACCGCCTCACGCTCCACCGGGAATTCGATTGA
- a CDS encoding alpha/beta hydrolase: MIIARFLLAVWLAFFSLAASHAAEPVHIKSKVLKEERQYRVQLPASYGWDKERRYPVLYLLDAQSHFAYTAPMVAYLARQGDIPEMIVVGLDSTVRIRDFTQTDWRTAWVGGGGAGNFLRFLSSELIPEIERKYRADGFRILSGHSAGGQFALYALTAEPSLFRAYFAISPSLDWDNNLPQRSLDAFLASAPRVPAFLYVARSDDAGRALEDYDKLVDTLKARQPAGFRWHSQPFPQETHGTIPLLAHIDALRALYKGYRFHNDMAPKGIGYAEQHFAEVSKQVGWELPVPEEVVNTLAYEAMAAGKLVEAIELFKRNAKDHPQSANAFDGLADAYKEVKDWPAARRAAERAVALATEQRHPRQKYFADQLRKLNWLRAEESR, translated from the coding sequence ATGATCATTGCGCGCTTTCTCCTCGCCGTATGGCTGGCCTTTTTCTCGCTCGCGGCATCGCATGCGGCGGAGCCCGTGCATATCAAGTCGAAGGTCCTCAAGGAAGAAAGGCAGTACCGCGTGCAGCTTCCGGCCAGCTATGGCTGGGACAAGGAGCGGCGCTATCCCGTTCTGTACCTGCTCGACGCCCAATCGCATTTCGCTTACACCGCGCCGATGGTGGCGTATCTGGCGCGCCAGGGAGATATTCCCGAGATGATTGTGGTGGGGCTGGACAGCACGGTGCGCATCCGCGATTTCACGCAGACCGACTGGCGCACGGCCTGGGTGGGCGGTGGCGGTGCAGGAAACTTCCTGCGTTTTCTGTCTTCCGAATTGATCCCCGAGATCGAGCGCAAGTACCGTGCAGACGGCTTCCGCATCCTGTCCGGCCATTCCGCGGGCGGCCAGTTCGCGCTGTACGCCTTGACCGCGGAGCCGTCGCTGTTCCGGGCCTACTTCGCGATCAGCCCAAGCCTGGATTGGGACAACAATCTGCCCCAGCGTTCACTCGACGCCTTCCTCGCTTCTGCCCCGCGTGTGCCCGCCTTCCTCTACGTCGCCCGTTCCGACGATGCCGGAAGAGCGCTGGAGGACTACGACAAACTGGTTGACACGCTCAAGGCGCGGCAGCCCGCAGGCTTCCGCTGGCACAGCCAGCCCTTCCCGCAGGAGACGCATGGCACGATACCCCTGCTGGCCCACATCGATGCCTTGCGCGCCCTGTACAAGGGCTACCGCTTCCACAACGACATGGCGCCGAAGGGAATCGGCTACGCGGAGCAGCACTTCGCTGAGGTGTCGAAGCAGGTGGGCTGGGAGCTCCCGGTTCCGGAGGAAGTGGTGAACACGCTCGCATATGAAGCGATGGCTGCGGGCAAGCTGGTGGAGGCGATTGAGCTGTTCAAGCGAAATGCGAAGGACCATCCGCAGTCCGCCAATGCGTTCGATGGATTGGCCGACGCCTACAAGGAAGTGAAAGACTGGCCTGCAGCCCGGCGCGCCGCCGAACGGGCAGTTGCGCTGGCGACGGAGCAGAGGCACCCGCGACAGAAATACTTCGCCGACCAGCTCAGGAAGCTTAATTGGCTAAGGGCAGAGGAAAGCCGATAG
- a CDS encoding ArsR/SmtB family transcription factor, with product MSAEPTLVFKALSDPTRRALFERLSQDGELTVHALTDSSGVSQPAVSKHLGQLKVAGLVNDRRQGRETYYAANPKGLAPMMDWFHFYAVFWDQKFDRLEDLLNRMDH from the coding sequence GTGTCCGCAGAACCGACCTTAGTTTTCAAAGCACTGTCCGACCCTACGCGGCGTGCGCTGTTCGAACGCCTCAGTCAGGACGGGGAATTGACCGTGCACGCGCTCACGGATTCGTCTGGCGTTTCCCAGCCAGCCGTTTCCAAGCACCTTGGCCAGCTGAAAGTTGCCGGTCTGGTGAACGACCGCCGCCAGGGCCGTGAGACTTACTACGCCGCCAATCCGAAAGGGCTCGCGCCCATGATGGACTGGTTTCATTTCTACGCCGTCTTCTGGGATCAGAAGTTCGATCGCCTCGAAGACCTACTCAATAGGATGGACCATTGA
- a CDS encoding RNA-guided endonuclease InsQ/TnpB family protein, producing MLLVYRYRVKSLTGLLQQQARTVNFVWNYCNDRQKDALRFSRPWLTGFDLNKLTAGSSKELNLHSGVINAVCEQFARSRVQHRRPYLRYRGRKSLGWVPMKGRDLHRKGNAFRFAGNTFRVFYSRPLPDGKIRDGSCFAQDRRGNWFLNIVIEVAEPPARPLSHGVGIDLGLKDLAVLSNQERIHAPGFYRKAEAALAVAQRAHKWRRIKAIHMRVARRRLDFLNKHSAELVRAFDHIAVGNINASGLAQTSLAKSVLDAGWSTFRKMLMYKAIRHGVRYVEVDERFTTQTCSTCGVLPDSRPKGIAGLGIREWTCSDCGAVHDRDVNAAMNILRRGRATLEAGISILKGGENVNGPSY from the coding sequence ATGCTGCTCGTCTATCGTTACCGGGTAAAGTCGCTGACCGGACTGCTGCAACAACAGGCCCGCACGGTGAATTTCGTCTGGAACTATTGCAATGATCGGCAAAAGGACGCCTTGCGTTTTAGCCGTCCATGGTTGACCGGCTTTGACCTGAATAAACTGACGGCGGGCAGCAGTAAAGAACTGAATCTGCATTCGGGCGTCATCAATGCTGTGTGCGAACAGTTCGCCAGGTCCCGCGTGCAGCACCGTCGGCCTTACCTGCGCTACCGAGGCCGCAAGTCGCTCGGTTGGGTTCCGATGAAGGGACGCGACCTCCATCGAAAAGGTAATGCGTTCCGCTTTGCTGGCAACACCTTCCGCGTGTTTTATTCGCGCCCTCTGCCTGATGGGAAGATCAGGGACGGTTCCTGCTTTGCGCAAGACCGGCGTGGAAATTGGTTTCTCAATATTGTGATCGAAGTCGCCGAGCCTCCCGCACGTCCGCTTAGTCACGGTGTCGGCATCGACTTGGGACTGAAAGACCTTGCCGTGCTGTCCAATCAGGAACGTATCCATGCCCCTGGCTTTTACCGCAAGGCGGAAGCGGCGCTGGCGGTAGCGCAGCGGGCGCACAAGTGGCGCAGGATCAAGGCGATTCACATGCGCGTGGCACGGCGGAGGTTGGACTTTCTGAACAAGCACTCTGCGGAGCTCGTGCGTGCGTTTGACCATATCGCCGTGGGCAATATCAATGCTAGTGGTTTGGCCCAAACCAGCCTGGCCAAATCCGTACTTGACGCTGGCTGGTCGACCTTCCGCAAGATGCTGATGTACAAGGCCATTAGGCATGGCGTACGGTATGTGGAAGTGGACGAACGCTTTACCACCCAAACCTGCTCGACTTGTGGCGTGCTGCCCGATTCGCGGCCGAAAGGTATCGCAGGCCTTGGAATAAGAGAATGGACTTGCAGTGATTGTGGCGCGGTACATGATCGTGATGTCAATGCTGCGATGAATATTCTCCGTCGCGGACGTGCGACGCTGGAAGCAGGAATCTCCATCCTTAAGGGCGGAGAGAACGTCAATGGTCCATCCTATTGA
- a CDS encoding SRPBCC family protein: MNNAAETRTVVIERFMPHPAEKVWRALTQQPLIEEWLMKNDFEPVKGRHFSLHTQPQPGWDGRIDCEVLAAEPHRLLTYTWNASVPGVSDDLRTVVTFTLDPTDGGVNLRMEQSGFRPSEERAYQGAQYGWQHFFGKLETTLGKIA; encoded by the coding sequence ATGAACAATGCAGCAGAAACCCGCACCGTCGTCATCGAACGCTTCATGCCGCACCCCGCCGAAAAGGTATGGCGCGCACTCACCCAGCAGCCCCTCATCGAAGAGTGGCTGATGAAGAACGACTTCGAGCCCGTGAAAGGCCGCCACTTCTCCCTGCACACCCAGCCGCAGCCAGGCTGGGATGGCCGCATCGACTGCGAAGTGCTGGCGGCGGAACCTCACCGCCTGCTTACCTACACCTGGAACGCCTCGGTGCCCGGCGTATCCGACGACCTGCGCACGGTCGTGACCTTCACGCTCGACCCGACCGATGGCGGCGTGAACCTGCGCATGGAGCAATCCGGCTTCCGTCCAAGCGAGGAACGCGCCTACCAGGGCGCCCAGTACGGCTGGCAGCACTTCTTCGGCAAGCTGGAAACCACGCTCGGGAAGATTGCTTGA
- a CDS encoding DJ-1/PfpI family protein, translating into MHIAILTFDGFNELDSIVALGILNRIRKPDWKVSLCCPQEEVTSMNGVTVRAQTLLEEVRRADAVIVGSGIRTREVVADAALMSRLALDPARQLIAAQCSGTLILAKLGLLGSVPACTDLTTKPWVQEAGVEVLNQPFYANGNVATAGGCLASPYLAAWVIAKTEGLDAAASALHYVAAVGEKEQYVENALKHITPYI; encoded by the coding sequence ATGCACATCGCCATCCTGACTTTTGACGGCTTCAACGAGCTCGATTCCATCGTGGCTCTCGGTATTCTCAACCGGATCAGGAAGCCTGACTGGAAGGTGAGCCTGTGCTGTCCACAGGAGGAAGTGACGTCGATGAACGGCGTTACCGTGCGCGCGCAAACGCTGCTGGAAGAGGTGCGCCGCGCCGATGCGGTGATCGTTGGCAGCGGCATCAGGACACGGGAAGTGGTCGCCGATGCCGCGCTCATGTCCCGGCTGGCGCTGGACCCGGCAAGGCAACTGATCGCCGCCCAGTGTTCCGGCACGCTGATCCTTGCGAAGCTTGGCCTGCTTGGCAGCGTGCCCGCCTGCACCGACCTCACCACCAAGCCATGGGTTCAGGAAGCAGGCGTGGAGGTGCTGAACCAGCCGTTCTACGCTAACGGCAATGTCGCCACCGCAGGCGGCTGCCTGGCTTCGCCGTATCTCGCCGCGTGGGTGATCGCGAAAACGGAAGGCCTGGACGCGGCGGCTTCTGCGCTGCATTACGTGGCTGCGGTGGGCGAGAAGGAGCAGTACGTGGAGAACGCCCTGAAGCACATCACTCCGTATATCTGA
- a CDS encoding TonB-dependent receptor: protein MLKRRTLARAVALAVAAPATLAVHAQDSSPVQRVEITGSSIKRAQAETASPVQVISREDLARSGKGTVAEYLQTLTSDGAGSLPTGFVNGFAAGSTAISLRGLGATSTLVLLNGRRMAPFARADDGQKTFTDLSTVPMEAVERIEVLKDGASSIYGADAIAGVVNIILRKDLEGTILKATIGQALQYNDSESAKASLTWGRGKVDDDGYNVLLNAEVYSNKELFNRDRASRAWIGHGDLRPWGYSVATQFATGDLRGGVPGATPVGALRNPANNQYVYLPGCAQLSRSVQTDPTQCVAHQDQWRSMQPKIDGVNLYARGTWRVSEDMQAYAEASYSKRDTSSHLAPPTITPTVAFPPNGANPTGVISYGSGAGTILVAPSHPQNPFGAPARVRYGAVDVDNLREANNTFSRVVAGLRGQIGGWDIDAGILHSQSALDLRATALNMPVLKAALSDPASPYFPYYMGAQASKNPASLYAAMVRTATSDSTTKLDVIDAKASRELMPLAGGMLGLAVGAEHRREKVDNPSLSGSENGSINQSYVAAKGDEKITAAYAELAAPILKGLELSAAVRQDHYRAFHSTTPKAGFKWTPLRNFALRGTYAEGFRAPGPAESGRESQSTGTASAQDPVRCPNGTPRPGASANDCAAAITAIKVGDPNLKPETSRGVTLGMVWDPLQDVSVAVDAWRIRRENEINPMAYNEAAALPTAIRSDNNLKDAAGNVIPNTGTLLITYAPYRNSSHTEVRGIDLDVKKRLRLGDYGRLTSGLTWTHISSWLRVESPTVQYQYAGTHGNCDTSNCAGTPKNKGSLTVSWDRADWNVTTTANYRSGMENRYFAGDGCASRKADNSPAPNEECRLASFTTVDLSVRYNASKQLQLFGSVSNVLDKIAPLDPLTYGAMSYNPMDSSGAIGRYLKLGARYSF, encoded by the coding sequence ATGTTGAAACGCCGTACCCTGGCCCGTGCCGTCGCACTGGCTGTCGCAGCTCCCGCCACGCTTGCCGTCCACGCCCAGGATTCCAGTCCTGTGCAGCGCGTTGAGATCACAGGATCGAGCATCAAGCGCGCGCAGGCCGAAACCGCCTCCCCCGTCCAGGTCATCAGCCGCGAGGACCTCGCCAGGTCCGGCAAGGGTACGGTGGCCGAATACCTGCAGACGCTGACCTCCGATGGCGCCGGTTCGCTGCCGACTGGCTTCGTGAACGGCTTCGCCGCAGGTTCCACCGCCATCTCGCTGCGCGGCCTCGGCGCCACCTCGACCCTGGTGCTGCTTAATGGCCGCCGCATGGCGCCCTTCGCCCGCGCCGACGACGGCCAAAAAACATTCACCGACCTCTCCACGGTGCCGATGGAGGCAGTGGAACGGATCGAGGTGCTGAAGGACGGCGCCTCCTCCATCTACGGCGCGGATGCCATTGCCGGGGTGGTGAACATCATCCTGCGCAAGGACCTGGAGGGCACCATCCTCAAGGCGACCATCGGACAGGCGCTTCAATACAACGACAGCGAGAGCGCGAAGGCTTCCCTCACCTGGGGCCGCGGCAAAGTGGACGACGATGGCTACAACGTGCTGCTGAATGCAGAGGTCTACAGCAACAAGGAGCTGTTCAACCGCGACCGCGCCAGCCGCGCGTGGATCGGCCATGGCGACCTGCGGCCCTGGGGCTATTCGGTGGCCACCCAGTTTGCCACCGGCGATCTGCGTGGCGGCGTGCCCGGCGCGACGCCGGTGGGCGCGCTGCGCAATCCGGCCAACAATCAATATGTCTACCTGCCTGGATGCGCCCAGCTCTCGAGAAGCGTGCAGACCGATCCGACCCAGTGCGTGGCGCACCAGGACCAGTGGCGCAGCATGCAGCCGAAGATCGACGGCGTGAACCTGTATGCGCGCGGAACGTGGAGAGTGTCGGAGGACATGCAGGCCTATGCGGAAGCAAGCTACTCCAAGCGCGACACCTCCTCGCACCTGGCGCCGCCCACCATCACGCCAACCGTGGCATTCCCGCCCAACGGCGCCAACCCGACCGGCGTGATCAGCTATGGCTCCGGCGCGGGCACGATACTGGTGGCGCCGAGCCACCCGCAGAATCCCTTTGGCGCCCCCGCGCGCGTGCGCTACGGCGCAGTGGACGTGGACAACCTGCGCGAGGCCAACAACACCTTTTCCCGCGTCGTGGCGGGCCTGCGCGGGCAGATCGGCGGCTGGGATATCGACGCCGGGATCCTGCATTCCCAATCGGCGCTCGACCTGCGCGCCACAGCCCTCAACATGCCGGTGCTGAAGGCAGCGCTGAGCGATCCCGCCAGTCCCTACTTCCCCTACTACATGGGCGCCCAGGCCAGCAAGAATCCTGCGTCGCTGTACGCGGCCATGGTGCGCACCGCCACGTCCGATTCCACGACCAAGCTCGATGTGATCGATGCCAAGGCTTCGCGCGAGCTGATGCCCCTGGCCGGCGGCATGCTGGGCCTCGCCGTCGGCGCCGAGCACCGCCGCGAGAAAGTGGATAACCCTTCGCTCTCCGGATCGGAGAATGGCAGCATCAACCAGTCCTACGTGGCGGCCAAAGGGGACGAGAAGATCACGGCGGCCTACGCCGAACTGGCAGCGCCTATCCTGAAGGGCCTGGAGCTTTCCGCGGCCGTGCGCCAGGACCACTACCGCGCCTTCCACTCCACCACGCCGAAAGCGGGTTTCAAGTGGACGCCACTGCGCAATTTCGCGCTGCGCGGCACCTACGCTGAAGGCTTCCGCGCCCCCGGACCAGCCGAGTCGGGACGAGAATCGCAGTCCACGGGCACGGCCTCGGCGCAGGACCCGGTGCGCTGCCCCAATGGCACGCCGCGTCCGGGCGCTTCCGCCAACGACTGTGCAGCCGCCATCACGGCCATCAAGGTGGGCGATCCGAACCTCAAGCCGGAAACCTCGCGTGGTGTGACCCTGGGCATGGTGTGGGACCCCCTGCAGGATGTATCGGTCGCCGTGGATGCGTGGCGCATCCGCCGCGAGAACGAAATCAACCCGATGGCCTATAACGAGGCCGCGGCACTGCCCACCGCCATCCGTTCGGACAACAACCTCAAGGATGCTGCAGGTAACGTCATCCCCAACACCGGCACGCTGCTGATCACTTACGCGCCCTACCGCAACTCGAGCCATACGGAAGTGCGCGGCATCGACCTGGACGTGAAGAAGCGCCTGCGCCTGGGCGACTACGGACGCTTGACCTCGGGCCTGACCTGGACGCATATCTCCTCCTGGCTGCGCGTCGAGTCGCCCACCGTCCAGTACCAGTACGCCGGCACGCACGGCAACTGCGACACCTCCAACTGCGCCGGCACGCCGAAGAACAAGGGCAGCCTGACCGTAAGCTGGGACCGCGCGGACTGGAACGTGACCACGACGGCGAACTACCGCTCCGGCATGGAAAACCGCTACTTCGCCGGCGACGGCTGCGCGTCCAGGAAAGCGGACAACTCGCCCGCCCCGAACGAGGAGTGCCGCCTCGCCTCCTTCACCACGGTCGACCTGTCAGTGCGCTACAACGCGAGCAAGCAGCTCCAGTTATTCGGCTCGGTGAGCAATGTGCTGGACAAGATCGCTCCGCTCGATCCGCTGACCTACGGCGCCATGAGCTACAACCCGATGGATTCGAGCGGCGCCATTGGCCGCTACCTGAAGCTCGGAGCGCGGTATTCCTTCTGA
- a CDS encoding response regulator yields MRICLIEDDLELGQALHVALGEDHDAVWVRRAVDGERIIREQRFDVGLLDLGLADGDGLDLLARLRADGVELPIVIVTARDALDVRLRGLDLGADDFLVKPFATSELLARMRAVARRANGWASGKESTWTVRGLTLDESRMAATRDGTPLALSPTEFTLLRSLMRRVNRVITRRQLEAWATPNSDAQTLDVHMSNLRKKIGGNYIRTVRGVGYVIEK; encoded by the coding sequence GTGCGTATTTGTTTGATCGAAGATGATCTCGAACTGGGGCAGGCCCTGCATGTGGCATTGGGCGAAGATCATGATGCAGTCTGGGTGCGCCGTGCCGTCGACGGGGAGCGGATCATTCGTGAGCAGCGTTTCGACGTCGGCCTGCTGGACCTGGGCCTGGCCGACGGCGACGGACTGGATCTGCTGGCTCGCCTGCGCGCCGATGGCGTCGAGCTGCCCATCGTCATCGTCACGGCGCGCGACGCGCTGGACGTCAGGCTGCGCGGCCTGGACCTGGGCGCAGACGATTTCCTGGTCAAGCCTTTCGCCACCAGCGAGCTTCTGGCACGCATGCGCGCCGTGGCGCGCCGCGCCAATGGCTGGGCAAGCGGCAAGGAAAGCACCTGGACTGTGCGCGGCCTCACGCTGGATGAAAGCCGCATGGCGGCCACGCGCGATGGTACGCCGCTGGCATTGTCGCCCACTGAATTCACGCTATTGCGTTCCCTGATGCGGCGCGTAAACCGCGTCATCACCCGGCGCCAGCTCGAAGCCTGGGCGACTCCCAACAGCGACGCCCAGACGCTGGACGTCCACATGTCCAACCTGCGGAAAAAGATCGGCGGCAATTACATCCGCACCGTGCGCGGGGTCGGCTACGTCATCGAAAAATAG
- a CDS encoding sensor histidine kinase, producing MKFTLRSLAARLVLSFMLCILALWVVMLAAMLLDAAGASRARQQQELAVLARMAAHSLAPEAGSGGPGGKGLRFMELEKELRTVYYADCAGPIAFQVWKDGREIFNDKGLPQGLPTPGMQQLKVDGSTWLAATAEDSTGLVVRLATEDTLSFLVRKSNPTYVFLPLVISLPLLLIPVLIAVRIGLRPVREIIDAVRSRDSADLSPLPPARHSELEAMVGAINALMARLNERIGRERELLADAAHELKTPMAIIQANADNLLAAGDSSQRTAAHNGLVHGLRRGAHTVHQLLAYARSGANARDLKREEIDLSELLVERAAAFATLGLGRRIDVELECQPGVVLPLHRESVVHALDNILDNAVKYTQAGTTVFVKLSTSGNRATLEVADQGPGIAPELRARVFERFYRIPGSAASGSGLGLSIVARAVAHMEGSIVLGEAPGGGLSVRITLPLSQVSEHGTQAAGLAAV from the coding sequence ATGAAGTTCACACTGCGCTCCCTGGCCGCGCGCCTGGTACTTTCCTTCATGCTGTGCATTCTCGCGCTCTGGGTCGTGATGCTGGCGGCGATGCTCCTGGATGCTGCCGGAGCAAGCCGCGCGCGCCAGCAGCAGGAACTTGCCGTACTCGCCCGCATGGCGGCCCACTCGCTGGCTCCCGAAGCCGGGAGCGGCGGACCCGGTGGCAAGGGCCTGCGCTTCATGGAGCTGGAGAAGGAGCTGCGTACCGTCTACTACGCCGATTGCGCGGGTCCCATCGCGTTCCAGGTATGGAAGGACGGGCGGGAGATCTTCAACGACAAAGGGCTGCCACAAGGCCTGCCCACCCCGGGTATGCAGCAGCTCAAGGTAGACGGCAGCACCTGGCTGGCGGCCACCGCCGAGGACAGCACTGGTCTGGTGGTGCGCCTGGCGACCGAAGACACTCTCAGTTTCCTGGTCCGGAAATCGAATCCGACTTACGTCTTCCTGCCGTTGGTGATCAGTCTTCCGCTGCTTCTCATTCCAGTACTCATCGCGGTGCGCATCGGTTTGCGCCCCGTCCGGGAGATCATCGATGCAGTGCGCAGCCGGGATAGCGCGGACCTGTCGCCATTGCCGCCCGCGCGCCACAGCGAGCTCGAAGCGATGGTTGGCGCCATCAATGCTCTGATGGCCCGCCTCAACGAACGTATCGGCCGCGAGCGCGAACTTCTTGCCGACGCCGCACACGAACTGAAGACGCCGATGGCCATCATCCAGGCCAATGCGGACAACCTGCTTGCGGCAGGCGACAGCAGCCAGCGCACGGCGGCGCACAACGGCCTTGTGCATGGCCTGCGCCGGGGCGCCCACACGGTACACCAGCTGCTGGCCTACGCCCGTTCCGGCGCCAACGCACGCGACCTGAAACGCGAGGAGATCGACCTGAGCGAACTGCTCGTCGAGCGGGCCGCTGCCTTCGCCACGCTGGGCCTCGGCCGGCGCATTGACGTGGAACTCGAATGCCAGCCCGGTGTTGTGCTGCCGCTGCACCGTGAGAGCGTCGTTCATGCCCTCGACAACATCCTCGATAACGCCGTCAAGTACACGCAGGCCGGCACCACCGTGTTCGTGAAGCTGTCCACCTCCGGCAACCGCGCCACGCTGGAAGTAGCGGACCAGGGGCCGGGCATTGCGCCGGAGCTGAGAGCCAGGGTATTCGAACGCTTCTACCGGATTCCCGGCAGCGCAGCGTCGGGAAGCGGCCTCGGGCTGTCGATCGTTGCGCGGGCCGTCGCGCACATGGAGGGCAGCATCGTTCTCGGCGAGGCGCCGGGCGGCGGCTTAAGCGTACGCATCACGCTGCCGCTGAGCCAAGTCTCCGAGCACGGCACTCAGGCGGCGGGGCTGGCCGCCGTTTGA
- a CDS encoding AraC family transcriptional regulator gives MSASRDFQIVSRHPGIDVVHGHSARSFPAHMHDQYGIGLLQSGGQRSRSRRGMVEALPGNLINVVPGEVHDGHALGGEARRWTMLYLDPELVADLAADLTEGARREADLKGPVVSDQRVKTLFARAAMAASGEGGLDEALLPLLAFLSGGAKGGPPPLERLVQVRERIDDMPADAHPLEELADDAGVSKFQLLRGFAAMTGLTPHAYVLQRRLHLARRLLAAGQPPSTAAATAGFADQSHLTRIFVRTFGIAPGAYARRLLR, from the coding sequence ATGAGTGCGTCCCGCGACTTCCAGATTGTTTCCCGCCACCCCGGCATCGACGTGGTGCACGGCCATTCTGCGCGCAGCTTCCCCGCCCATATGCATGACCAATACGGGATTGGCCTGCTGCAGTCCGGCGGCCAGCGCTCGCGCAGCCGCCGCGGCATGGTGGAGGCGCTGCCGGGCAACCTGATCAACGTGGTGCCGGGCGAGGTTCACGACGGCCACGCCCTGGGCGGCGAAGCGCGCCGCTGGACCATGCTCTATCTTGACCCTGAACTCGTCGCAGACCTTGCAGCCGACCTCACGGAGGGCGCCCGGCGCGAGGCCGATCTCAAGGGACCGGTCGTCAGCGACCAGCGCGTGAAGACGCTCTTTGCGCGCGCCGCCATGGCCGCATCTGGAGAGGGTGGCCTTGACGAGGCGCTTCTGCCGCTGCTTGCCTTTCTCTCCGGCGGGGCAAAGGGCGGCCCGCCGCCCCTTGAGCGCCTCGTGCAGGTACGCGAACGCATCGACGACATGCCTGCCGATGCCCACCCTCTTGAGGAATTGGCGGACGACGCTGGCGTCAGCAAGTTCCAGCTGCTGCGCGGCTTCGCCGCGATGACGGGCCTTACACCGCATGCCTATGTGCTGCAGCGGCGCCTGCATCTCGCCCGACGCCTGCTGGCGGCAGGGCAGCCGCCCTCCACCGCCGCCGCAACGGCTGGATTCGCCGACCAGAGCCACCTGACCCGCATATTCGTGCGCACTTTTGGAATCGCTCCCGGCGCCTATGCACGCAGGCTGCTCCGCTAG
- a CDS encoding DMT family transporter, translated as MNERTRGYLYLTGAMALVGSTVVASKLSIAAIQPMTATAIRFAIATPLFLLLMWISGTRFPRIGAEDLPVLLTQCLAGSVGYTVLLMYGLRYASASDAGLIIGMLPVVSALCAVVLLKERPDARLVMAVLVAGAGVALIALRNGGSGGSSIAGNLLVGGAVLCEALFLLLQRRLRKDIEPLALSTILSGTALLSSAVLALGETGASRFEPQALQALAYYAAGPTVVGFVLWYAGARRVSGTEAAVLTAIAPASTLVLAMLVLGEQPGWREGAGLACVLAAMGLLMARAPQPRRS; from the coding sequence ATGAACGAACGAACCCGAGGTTATCTCTATCTGACGGGCGCGATGGCGCTGGTCGGCAGCACCGTCGTGGCCAGCAAGCTGTCGATTGCGGCGATCCAGCCGATGACGGCGACCGCCATCCGCTTTGCCATCGCCACCCCGCTGTTCCTGTTGCTGATGTGGATAAGCGGCACACGCTTCCCTCGCATCGGCGCGGAGGACTTGCCGGTGCTGCTGACGCAATGTCTCGCCGGCAGCGTGGGCTACACCGTGCTGCTGATGTACGGCCTGCGTTACGCCTCGGCCAGCGACGCGGGGCTCATCATCGGCATGTTGCCGGTCGTATCGGCACTTTGCGCCGTGGTGCTGCTGAAGGAACGGCCGGACGCGCGCTTGGTGATGGCTGTGCTGGTGGCGGGGGCCGGAGTCGCGCTGATCGCCCTGCGCAACGGGGGCAGCGGCGGCAGTTCCATTGCTGGCAACCTGCTGGTCGGCGGCGCCGTGCTGTGCGAGGCGCTGTTTTTGCTGCTGCAGCGGCGCCTGAGGAAGGACATCGAGCCGCTGGCGCTGTCCACCATCCTGTCCGGCACGGCGCTGCTGTCGTCCGCCGTGCTGGCCCTGGGAGAAACGGGCGCGTCGCGTTTCGAGCCGCAGGCGCTCCAGGCGCTGGCTTACTATGCCGCCGGACCGACCGTGGTGGGCTTCGTGCTGTGGTATGCGGGGGCGCGCCGCGTCAGCGGGACGGAGGCGGCGGTGCTGACGGCGATAGCGCCTGCCTCCACGCTCGTGCTGGCGATGCTGGTGCTTGGCGAGCAGCCGGGCTGGCGCGAAGGGGCCGGGCTGGCCTGCGTGCTTGCCGCCATGGGCCTGCTGATGGCGCGCGCGCCACAGCCCAGGCGGAGCTAG